A genomic stretch from Erigeron canadensis isolate Cc75 chromosome 9, C_canadensis_v1, whole genome shotgun sequence includes:
- the LOC122582250 gene encoding 54S ribosomal protein L24, mitochondrial-like, whose translation MAFRSKEMVKKIMKNIGGEKNLDPRVKESLKKCLPDSKVIMGRAHRGIFAGRHIQFGNQVSEKGGNKTRRSWKPNVQEKRLFSYVLDRHIRVKVTTHALRCIDKAGGIDEYLLKTPYKKMDTEMGLLWKSKIEKMYEELGNMEVVFFPQEEEIKLAEEFKDMRLEQRLARSIARRKAFVGSPEPEQIEGSEESEANHHEELVANS comes from the exons ATGGCATTCAGATCAAAGGAAATGGTgaaaaagattatgaaaaatattgGGGGTGAAAAGAATTTGGATCCAAGAGTTAAAGAATCACTAAAAAAATGTTTGCCGGATAGTAAGGTGATTATGGGTAGGGCCCACCGTGGAATCTTTGCTGGCCGTCATATTCAGTTTGGTAATCAAGTTAGTGAGAAAGGTGGAAACAA GACTCGGAGGAGCTGGAAACCCAATGTGCAAGAAAAGAGGCTCTTCAGTTATGTTCTGGATCGCCACATTCGAGTAAAAGTAACAACACATGCTCTTCGTTGTATAGACAAGGCAGGTGGAATCGATGAGTATTTGCTAAAGACACCATACAAGAAGATGGACACAGAGATGGGTCTTTTATGGAAATCCAAAATAGAAAAGATGTATGAAGAGCTCGGAAACATGGAGGTTGTTTTCTTTCCACAAGAGGAAGAAATCAAACTTGCAGAGGAATTTAAAGATATGAGACTAGAACAACGGCTTGCTCGTAGTATTGCCCGAAGGAAGGCATTTGTTGGGTCTCCAGAACCCGAACAAATTGAGGGCAGTGAAGAATCTGAAGCAAATCATCATGAGGAACTTGTTGCTAATTCTTAG